A window of the Salvelinus fontinalis isolate EN_2023a chromosome 26, ASM2944872v1, whole genome shotgun sequence genome harbors these coding sequences:
- the epb41l3b gene encoding band 4.1-like protein 3b isoform X8 translates to MTVDKRARGQLLFAKVCDHLNLLETDYFGITYRDVENQKNWLDPNKELKKQIRSGPWNFGFNVKFYPPDPAQLSEDITRYYLCLQLRDDMVSGRLPCSFATHTILGSYTVQSELGDYDPEETEYNSELRFAPNHTKELEDKVMDLHKNYKGMTPAEAELHFLENAKKLSMYGVDLHHAKLVGNLFECLAPAKGEDSEGVEIMLGVCSSGLLIYRDRLRINRFAWPKVLKISYKRNNFYIKIRPGEFEQFESTIGFKLPNHRASKRLWKTCVEHHTFFRLVSPEAPPKKFLGLGSKFRYSGRTQAQTRRVSSQIIRAAPIFERSSSKRYTMSRSLDGAPVTENHDTLMREATPAKAVAAGDLITTVTPEKKAEEEKAEEEEAQTNATETSDPNVPSTPLRQDNKRSPCLYSCDPLRSELSLPSSPVASTKVRRRRRENASRKRCASVSPAKSSAGCRRRQAKADRAAALLEEQVLLLSARKQRLEQLKAHGRRGGTLFSFSLHLPDLSSYLDEDGYLSFPDITELTFLPESVQHFRPFRSPSLIPCFLFIFFFLLSTSFSVPYALTLSFPLALCLCYLEPKAASLTASIAQGLHQHDSCSEEEEEEDEETDSEQTDFAFDGETTATESEPEDDHSEMMTQNTEASEELVKHQRDISELKRSFLETSGGAESPGLTEWEKRLSSSPPTRSHSEGVEEAPMIEPLNTPQDSETEEVPAAEEERKQEVQANGIEDAGVVNSSDVGAGTAGAQGCGLMTVTDTLEDVTSDWTDRETDGVKEDGEEEKFLVSPELKISPGTVRQEVSTAILDKRGTLIILREMESEDKMDASRDVTKTNQEKGGGTSASVKEGEDDELDGDPLTRSKEKYSIINTSEDETGGEVDTETVSKETSDKREISLNLSQTETDEEMSVVDSLQKTEAPVEISLNLSQTETDEEMSGVNSLTMSVVDSLQKTEAPVDRSEFTTVSREKVTELITQDAPPKREESCGLDEAVSDLAQWTFPDGQFATKPSPGSLAVSSLGWVPSSVTKSPAEEEEEEETGGRQEAAETAQSTGPTKPEAVPAEESTTKEVPVVHTETKTITYESSEGDYDGDVEPGVLMSAQTITSETTSTTTTTHITKTVKGGISETRIEKRIVITGDAGDLDHDQALAQAIKEAKEQHPDMSVTKVVVHKETEITPEGED, encoded by the exons GGCCCCTGGAACTTTGGCTTCAACGTCAAGTTCTACCCCCCAGACCCTGCccagctgtctgaagacattacCAG gtactACCTGTGTCTCCAGCTGCGTGATGACATGGTGTCTGGTCGTCTCCCCTGTTCCTTCGCCACCCACACCATATTGGGCTCCTACACGGTCCAGTCAGAACTGGGGGACTACGACCCCGAGGAGACAGAGTACAACAGTGAGCTCCGCTTCGCTCCAAaccacaccaaggaacttgaggaCAAGGTCATGGACCTACACAAAAACTACAA AGGGATGACGCCGGCTGAAGCAGAGTTACACTTCCTGGAGAATGCCAAGAAACTGTCCATGTATGGGGTAGACCTCCATCACgctaag ttggtaggaaacctgtttGAGTGTTTGGCTCCAGCTAAAGGGGAG GACTCTGAAGGCGTAGAGATCATGCTTGGAGTGTGCTCCAGCGGGCTGCTCATctacagagacagactgagaatCAACCGCTTCGCCTGGCCCAAGGTCCTCAAGATCTCCTACAAGAGAAACAACTTCTACATCAAGATACGCCCCGGAGAG TTTGAGCAGTTTGAGAGCACGATTGGCTTCAAGCTCCCTAACCACCGTGCATCCAAGAGGCTGTGGAAGACCTGTGTTGAGCACCACACGTTCTTCAG GTTGGTGTCTCCAGAGGCCCCCCCTAAGAAGTTCCTAGGTCTCGGTTCTAAGTTCCGCTACAGCGGTAGAACCCAGGCTCAGACCCGGAGAGTCTCCTCTCAGATCATCAGGGCCGCGCCCATCTTCGAACGCTCCTCCTCCAAACGCTACACCATGTCACGCAGCCTGGACGGag CGCCCGTAACAGAGAACCACGACACCCTGATGAGGGAAGCCACGCCCGCCAAAGCTGTCGCCGCCGGAGACCTGATCACCACGGTAACGCCGGAGAAGAAGGCGGAGGAGGAGAAGGCCGAGGAAGAGGAGGCACAGACCAACGCTACGGAGACGTCAGATCCTAACGTTCCCTCAACCCCCCTCAGACAAGACAACAAG CGCTCCCCATGCCTGTACTCCTGTGACCCCCTCCGCTCTgagctctccctcccctcctcccccgtgGCCTCCACCAAGGTCCGTCGGCGGCGCAGGGAGAACGCGTCCCGTAAACGCTGTGCGTCCGTCAGCCCGGCTAAATCCTCGGCGGGATGCCGCCGGCGCCAGGCCAAAGCGGACCGCGCCGCCGCCCTCCTAGAGGAGCAGGTGTTACTCCTGTCGGCCCGGAAACAGCGTCTAGAACAGCTGAAGGCCCACGGGAGGCGGGGCGGTACTCTGTTCTCCTTCTCCCTGCACCTCCCCGACCTCTCCTCTTACCTAGACGAGGATGGCTACCTCTCCTTCCCCGACATCACGGAGCTCACCTTCCTCCCTGAGAGCGTGCAGCACTTCCGTCCGTTCAGGTCACCCTCTCTCATCCCCTGCTTCCTCTtcatcttcttcttcctcttgtcCACGTCGTTCTCGGTACCCTACGCCCTCACGCTGTCCTTTCCGCTGGCGCTGTGTCTGTGCTACCTGGAGCCCAAGGCGGCTTCTCTCACCGCATCCATCGCTCAGGGCCTGCATCAACATGACAGTTgttcagaggaagaggaagaggaagacgaaGAG ACGGACAGCGAGCAAACTGACTTTGCCTTTGACGGGGAAACTACGGCCACTGAG TCGGAGCCGGAAGATGATCATTCTGAGATGATGACACAG AACACAGAGGCGTCGGAGGAGCTGGTGAAACATCAGAGAGACATCAGTGAGCTGAAACGCTCCTTCCTGGAGACGTCGGGCGGCGCTGAATCCCCGGGACTGACCGAGTGGGAGAAGAGACTGTCCTCGTCTCCTCCGACACGCTCCCACAGCGAGGGAGTGGAGGAGGCACCCATGATAGAGCCACTAAACACCCCACAGGACTCA gagacagaggaggttcCTGCTGCTGAGGAAGAAAGGAAGCAGGAGGTACAAGCCAATGGCATTGAG GATGCAGGCGTGGTGAACTCTAGTGATGTGGGGGCGGGGACTGCAGGAGCACAGGGGTGTGGTCTGATGACTGTAACCGATACCTTAGAAGACGTCACCAGTGACTggacggacagagagacggaTGGAGTGAAGGAGGACGGAGAGGAAGAGAAGTTCCTAGTATCTCCAGAGCTGAAGATAAGTCCAGGGACAGTCAGACAGGAAGTCTCTACGGCCATCTTGGACAAGAGAGGAACACTCATCATCCTGAGGGAGATGGAGTCTGAAGACAAAATGGACGCCAGCAGAGACGTTACCAAGACCAACCAGGAGAAAGGAGGGGGGACTTCAGCAAGCGTTAAGGAGGGTGAAGATGACGAGCTTGATGGCGATCCTCTCACCAGATCTAAGGAGAAATATTCCATAATCAACACGAGTGAAGATGAGACCGGTGGTGAGGTAGATACTGAGACCGTGTCTAAGGAGACCAGCGACAAGAGAGAGATATCTCTCAATTTAAGCCAGACTGAGACTGATGAAGAAATGAGTGTTGTTGACTCACTCCAGAAGACTGAGGCTCCAGTTGAGATATCTCTCAACTTAAGCCAGACTGAGACTGATGAAGAAATGAGTGGCGTTAACTCACTGACGATGAGTGTTGTTGACTCACTCCAGAAGACTGAGGCTCCAGTTGACAGGTCAGAGTTCACCACCGTGTCACGTGAGAAGGTGACGGAGCTGATTACCCAGGATGCACCGCCAAAGAGAGAGGAATCGTGTGGCCTGGATGAAGCTGTGAGCGACCTAGCACAGTGGACCTTCCCCGACGGTCAATTTGCCACCAAACCATCCCCTGGATCTCTAGCTGTG TCTTCACTGGGATGGGTCCCCTCCTCTGTAACCAAG AGCCCggctgaagaagaggaggaagaggagaccggagggagacaggaggctgctgagacaGCACAGTCTACCGGACCCACG AAACCCGAGGCTGTGCCAGCAGAGGAGTCGACCACCAAGGAGGTACCTGTAGTCCACACGGAGACGAAAACCATCACGTACGAGTCCTCAGAG GGTGACTACGATGGCGACGTGGAACCCGGTGTTCTGATGAGCGCACAGACCATCACCTCGGAAACTACCAGCACCACCACGACCACGCACATCACTAAG ACGGTGAAAGGAGGAATCTCTGAGACCAGGATAGAGAAGAGGATTGTCATTACAGGAGACGCGGGAGATCTCGACCATGATCAG GCTCTGGCCCAAGCCATAAAGGAGGCCAAAGAGCAGCACCCTGACATGTCAGTGACCAAAGTAGTGGTTCATAAAGAGACAGAGATCACACCTGAGGGAGAGGACTGA